One genomic region from Stackebrandtia nassauensis DSM 44728 encodes:
- a CDS encoding MFS transporter — translation MSANEKASPRQWLGLSVLLLPTMLLFLAMTVLFLATPYITADLKPSGPQVLWINDIYGFIMAGFLVTMGTLGDKFGRRRILLSGAALFGAASILSAYAPNPDVLIVGRALMGLGAAALVPATLALITNTFTNARQRSVAIGLWAASVSAGVAIGPLVGGLLLESLWWGASLLIGVPVMALVLVTVPLLIPEYKAPNAGRLDPLSVVLSLAALLPFVYGVKALAETGLDAITAVTLVAGIGLGAVFVRRQLRLPEPLIDMRLFRNRTFGGALAVYMFATVALGGVYLLFTQYLQLVADQSPLAAGLWILPAAIALVVVSIVAPILARRVRPAYLIAAGLLASAIGYVVLTQVDSTAGLPLLITGFYILYPGIAPAMALIPDLVISSAPPEKAGAASAVEGTISDLGVALGVAILGSVGTTAYRSHMDTVEVPGEAAAESAETLPGALDAAQKLPDEVGGTLVDAAKTAFTEGLNLAALVAAVLTVIGAVVAVTVLRRGEPAEAADETETDPDTELAEVA, via the coding sequence ATGTCCGCCAACGAGAAGGCGAGCCCGAGACAGTGGCTCGGACTGTCGGTGCTGTTGCTGCCGACGATGCTGTTGTTCCTGGCGATGACGGTGCTGTTCCTGGCGACGCCGTACATCACCGCCGACCTGAAACCCAGCGGTCCACAGGTGCTGTGGATAAACGACATCTACGGCTTCATCATGGCCGGGTTCCTCGTCACCATGGGGACGCTCGGCGACAAGTTCGGCCGTCGCCGGATCCTGTTGTCCGGAGCGGCGCTGTTCGGTGCCGCCTCGATCCTGTCGGCCTACGCCCCCAACCCGGACGTGCTCATCGTCGGGCGCGCCCTCATGGGACTGGGTGCCGCCGCGCTGGTTCCGGCCACGCTCGCGTTGATCACCAACACCTTCACCAACGCGCGGCAGCGGTCTGTCGCCATCGGGCTGTGGGCCGCGTCGGTCTCGGCCGGGGTGGCGATCGGGCCGCTGGTGGGCGGGCTGCTGCTGGAGTCGCTGTGGTGGGGCGCCTCGCTGCTGATCGGGGTGCCGGTCATGGCGCTGGTGCTGGTGACGGTGCCGCTGTTGATCCCGGAGTACAAGGCCCCCAACGCCGGGCGGCTCGACCCGTTGAGCGTCGTGCTGTCGCTGGCGGCGCTGCTGCCGTTCGTCTACGGCGTCAAGGCGCTGGCCGAGACCGGCCTCGACGCGATCACGGCGGTGACGCTGGTGGCCGGTATCGGTTTGGGCGCGGTGTTCGTCCGCCGTCAGCTGCGGCTGCCGGAACCGCTGATCGACATGCGGCTGTTCCGCAACCGCACCTTCGGTGGCGCGCTGGCCGTCTACATGTTCGCGACCGTGGCCCTCGGCGGGGTGTACCTGCTGTTCACGCAGTACCTGCAACTGGTGGCCGACCAGTCGCCGCTGGCGGCGGGACTGTGGATCCTGCCCGCGGCCATCGCGCTGGTGGTGGTGTCGATCGTGGCCCCGATCCTGGCCCGTCGGGTGCGTCCGGCGTACCTCATCGCGGCCGGGCTGCTCGCCTCGGCGATCGGCTACGTCGTGCTGACGCAGGTGGACAGCACCGCCGGACTGCCGCTGCTCATCACCGGGTTCTACATCCTGTACCCGGGAATCGCCCCGGCGATGGCGCTGATCCCGGACCTGGTCATCAGCTCGGCCCCGCCGGAGAAGGCCGGTGCGGCCTCGGCGGTCGAGGGCACGATCAGCGACCTGGGTGTCGCGTTGGGCGTGGCGATCCTGGGCAGCGTCGGCACGACGGCATACCGGTCCCATATGGACACCGTCGAGGTTCCCGGCGAGGCCGCCGCCGAGTCCGCCGAAACCCTGCCGGGGGCGCTGGACGCGGCACAGAAGCTGCCCGACGAGGTCGGCGGCACGCTGGTCGACGCCGCGAAGACGGCGTTCACCGAGGGGCTGAACCTGGCGGCACTGGTGGCCGCGGTGCTGACGGTCATCGGCGCGGTCGTCGCCGTGACGGTGCTGCGGCGGGGCGAACCCGCCGAGGCGGCCGACGAGACCGAAACGGACCCCGACACGGAACTGGCCGAGGTGGCCTGA
- a CDS encoding SDR family NAD(P)-dependent oxidoreductase, giving the protein MSRFTGKKAVVTGGTHGMGLGIVRALAAGGAEVVLTGRDERKVEQARDQLNIPGVHVVRSDATSAADIDALGGFVAETLGRVDAVFVNHGVAEFQTLGELTADSFDKQFAVNTKGAVFTVKRLAPLLRDGGSVTFTTVANDRIFPGLSGYSGSKEALHAIAKVLAAEFLPRRIRVNSVAPGYIKTPSMGVPGLSDAERAAFEAEGDQTPLGRLGSIEEVAAAALFLGFDATYTTAAELAVDGGFAQGIA; this is encoded by the coding sequence ATGAGCAGGTTCACAGGCAAGAAGGCCGTCGTCACCGGCGGGACCCACGGCATGGGGCTGGGCATCGTCCGGGCGCTGGCCGCGGGCGGCGCCGAGGTGGTGCTGACCGGCCGCGACGAACGCAAGGTCGAGCAGGCCCGCGACCAGCTGAACATCCCGGGCGTCCACGTGGTCCGCTCCGACGCGACCAGTGCCGCCGACATCGACGCGCTGGGCGGCTTCGTCGCCGAGACCCTCGGGCGCGTCGACGCCGTGTTCGTCAACCACGGTGTCGCCGAGTTCCAGACCCTCGGCGAGCTGACCGCCGACTCCTTCGACAAGCAGTTCGCCGTCAACACCAAGGGCGCGGTGTTCACCGTGAAGCGGCTGGCGCCGCTGCTGCGCGACGGCGGCTCGGTCACGTTCACGACCGTCGCCAACGACCGGATCTTCCCCGGTCTGAGCGGCTACTCCGGTTCCAAGGAGGCGCTGCACGCGATCGCGAAGGTGCTGGCCGCCGAGTTCCTGCCCCGGCGGATCCGGGTGAACTCGGTGGCTCCCGGCTACATCAAGACTCCGTCCATGGGCGTGCCCGGGCTGTCCGACGCCGAACGCGCGGCCTTCGAGGCCGAGGGCGACCAGACCCCGCTGGGGCGGCTCGGCTCGATCGAGGAGGTCGCCGCGGCGGCGCTGTTCCTGGGTTTCGACGCCACCTACACCACCGCGGCCGAGCTGGCCGTGGACGGCGGGTTCGCGCAGGGCATCGCCTGA